The genomic interval CCTATTGCAGAACCCGCTGCTGCTAGAATAAAAGCCAACTTTGAAGACCATTGTTCAATATTGTTTCCCACAAAATCACCTCTAATTTTTTCCTGTAAGTTAATTGATTAGAATGACCTATGTTACAATAATTAGTCTAATCGTCTAATTTCATTTGACGAATGCTAAGATTTCTCATATATTTTCCTTCATATGAATAATCTATGAGTTCACATAATCACTTAAATAACCAATACAAAACATACATTTTCAAGTTATCATTTTAACATTTTACTACAATAATTTAAACGATAAAGTGATATAATAAATGACGATCAATTAGTTAGCATAATATTATTATTTTTTTCTTATAAGTGTTTTATCAAGGCTGTTTTTGCAATCTTTGTTGCTATTTACTAAGTAATGAGCAGTGATTGATTTCCGCTCCAATCAACTTTAAATAGTTTTCGTTTTAAAGGTAACAATCTATTAGCAAAGAGCTGATATCAAAAATGACATAATAAAAAGCGGAAAGATGAAAAACATCTTTCCGCTTTTTTGATATTATTATTAACCTTCTAATAATAGTGATTCTGGATCTTCAAGAAGCTCTTTCACAGTAGCTAAGAAACTAACAGCTTCTTTTCCGTCAACAATACGGTGATCATAAGAAAGTGCAATGTACATCATAGGACGATTTTCCATTCTTTCTGCATCAATTGCAACAGGACGAAGTTGAATTTTATGCATTCCAAGTATACCTACTTGTGGTCCATTTAAAATTGGTGTTGAAAGTAAAGAACCAAAAACACCGCCATTCGTTATTGTAAATGTTCCACCTTGTAAATCTGATAAGCTTAGTTTATTATCACGAGCTTTAGTAGCAAGGTTTAAGATTTCGCCTTCGATCCCAGCAAAGTTCAATCTGTCAGCATCACGGACAACAGGGACAACTAATCCTTCCGGTGCTGATACCGCAATACCAATATCATAAAATTTCTTCATAACAAGTTCATTACCTTGGATCTCAGCATTCAATAATGGATATTGTTTTAATGCTGATACTACTGCTTTTGTAAAGAAGGACATAAACCCTAAACGAACATCATGTTGTTCGTAAAATTTGTCTTTACGACGTTTACGAACATCCATAACTGCCGTCATATCAACTTCATTAAATGTTGTTAACATTGCAGCTGTTTGCTGAACTTCAACTAATCGATTAGCAATCGTTTGTCTGCGTCTTGACATTTTGATTCGTTCAACAGGTTTACCCGGTTGTTCTTGTTGAACAGCAGGTTGCTTTGCAGGTGCTGCAGGCTTAGCTTGTTCGCTTTGAACAGGTTTTGCTGAATGTAATTCAACATCTTGTTTACGAACACGTCCTAGTGGATCAATTGTTTGAACACTTTGTAAGTCGATCCCTTTCTCACGAGCAAGTTTTCTTGCCGCAGGTGAAGCGATAGTACGTTGATGTGATTGTTCTTTTTCAACTTCACTTTGCTGAACAACAGGTTCTTCAGCCTTTGGTTCTGCTTGTTTTGTATTTTGCTGCTCTGATGCAGGAGCTGAAGACTCTCCATTTTCATCAATAACACCAATCGTTTCTCCTACTTCTACAGTATCTCCGGACTCTTTGAATAGCTCTTTTAAAACGCCTGAAAATTCTGCCGTTAACTCCACATTAACTTTATCAGTTTCTACTTCTAAAAGGTATTCACCTTTTTCAACTTTTTCCCCCGG from Metabacillus sediminilitoris carries:
- the odhB gene encoding 2-oxoglutarate dehydrogenase complex dihydrolipoyllysine-residue succinyltransferase gives rise to the protein MAEIKVPELAESITEGTIAQWLKQPGEKVEKGEYLLEVETDKVNVELTAEFSGVLKELFKESGDTVEVGETIGVIDENGESSAPASEQQNTKQAEPKAEEPVVQQSEVEKEQSHQRTIASPAARKLAREKGIDLQSVQTIDPLGRVRKQDVELHSAKPVQSEQAKPAAPAKQPAVQQEQPGKPVERIKMSRRRQTIANRLVEVQQTAAMLTTFNEVDMTAVMDVRKRRKDKFYEQHDVRLGFMSFFTKAVVSALKQYPLLNAEIQGNELVMKKFYDIGIAVSAPEGLVVPVVRDADRLNFAGIEGEILNLATKARDNKLSLSDLQGGTFTITNGGVFGSLLSTPILNGPQVGILGMHKIQLRPVAIDAERMENRPMMYIALSYDHRIVDGKEAVSFLATVKELLEDPESLLLEG